GGTTGGCTGGCAGCGCAGCGGGCAGCGGCGGCCGGCAAGGACCTCAGGGCAGGGGGCGGGCGGTGGCAGCGCCGGGCACCGGGGCGGGCGCATTCAGCGCCTTGTCGTCGCCGCTGAGGGCCAGCACCAAGGCCCCGAGCAGCACGGCGTAGGCCGGCCGGCGCAGCCACCCAAGCGCGGCCGGGCGCGCGGGCGGGCCGGCCAGCCGGGCCATTACCCGGCCATAAAAGTACGGGCGGGGCCGGGCCGGGGGCTGCTCGCGCAGCTGGCGCAGCACGGCCTGCCACTCGTCATCGGAAAGCGAACGAACGGCTGGTTTAGACATGGCGAAAAGTCGATTTTAACTGCTTGCGCAGCGTTTGACGGGCCCGAAACAGCAGCGACTCCACGGCTGGCACCGTGCTGCCGAGCACGGCGGCAATTTCGTCGTAGCTCAGCTCCTGCTCGTGGCGCAGGGTGAAGGCCACCTGCTGCTGCGCAGGCAAGCGGGCCACTTGGGCCAGCAGCAGCCGCAGCTGCTGCTGGCCCTCCAGCAGCGCCAAGGGGTGGGCGTGGTCGGGCTGTTCGTGCAGCAAGGCATTGTCGAAGCCCAGCAGGCTGGTGAAATAGGCAAACCGTTTTTTGGCGCGGGCTTTCCGCAGGCTTTTCAATGCCCGCGACGTGGCCAGCCGGTAGAGCCAGGTGCTAAGCGATGCCTCGCCCCGAAAGCGGGCCACGGTCTGGTGCACTTCCACGAATACTTCCTGGGCCACGTCTTCGGCTTCCTCCGCATTGCGGAGCAGTGAGAAAACCGTGCGGTAGATGCGGTCCTGGTAGCGCTCCACCAACGTGCGGAAAGCCGCTTCGCTGCCCTGCTGCAGCTGCGCCAGCAGGTTTGCCTCGGCCGCCGCCGCATCAGGCTGGCGCGGCGGCGCCGGGGGGCTGTCGGTCAGCAATAAGGAGAGAGAATACGCCACAAAAACGAGGCAGATGCACCGGTGAAGAGTGTCCCCGGCGTGCGCCGCCGGGATGTACAACGCATTAGGCCCCGACCAGCGCACAAACTTGCGCACGCGCCTGCTTTTTTCTTCGCCCGGCCGCTATCACCGGCGGGCGGCGGCTTTCTCCAGCCGCTCGTTCAGGGCGAGGCCCAGGCGGGTGGCGGGCAGGCGCTCGGCCAGCAGCAGGCGCAGGCCCAGGGCGTCGAGGTGGTGCAGGGCCGCGTACAGCCCGTGAGCGGCCTCGGCCAAATCGCCGCGGCCGGGACTCAGCACCACTTGCTGGGCGGCGGGCAGGCCGGGCAGCGGCTCGCGCAGGGTGAGCGCGCCGGTGGTGGCTGCCGCGAACGGGGGCAGCCCCGCCAGCCCCGG
This DNA window, taken from Hymenobacter sp. 5317J-9, encodes the following:
- a CDS encoding RNA polymerase sigma factor; this encodes MAYSLSLLLTDSPPAPPRQPDAAAAEANLLAQLQQGSEAAFRTLVERYQDRIYRTVFSLLRNAEEAEDVAQEVFVEVHQTVARFRGEASLSTWLYRLATSRALKSLRKARAKKRFAYFTSLLGFDNALLHEQPDHAHPLALLEGQQQLRLLLAQVARLPAQQQVAFTLRHEQELSYDEIAAVLGSTVPAVESLLFRARQTLRKQLKSTFRHV